One genomic window of Sebastes umbrosus isolate fSebUmb1 chromosome 15, fSebUmb1.pri, whole genome shotgun sequence includes the following:
- the LOC119503973 gene encoding uncharacterized protein LOC119503973 isoform X1: MEDGPSQRKTARLENDPGSCCSSAGQPFDLFPWRNNEKGSDYLTQVSDYVSMYRHKTLDLENPPGATLTIGDLDDTIYSEEEDEVNGWGKFYLPEVVSMQVVGVVEGTSCPSDQLVLMTCEDRKVYAYDGQMLHLVSSSLRQQHYKGIKYPALKRYYKGEAFKHKTKEDWAEVRKKLDQQHCELVMSKKSELLENLKLLNENVESQGICMSLDCGRTGFKPRTFLQCGDIANQNSPKRGAPKQPGHNTAATVSERMASEKATEVRGRKEKKREMQKDLLHSCRYHKAVTLTALIPPPQLPPLQSRRAQAVKH, translated from the exons ACAGCAAGGCTGGAGAACGATCCAGGGAGCTGCTGCAG TTCGGCAGGTCAGCCGTTTGATCTATTCCCATGGCGCAACAATGAAAAAG GTTCAGATTACCTGACACAGGTGTCAGACTATGTATCCATGTATAGACACAAGACTTTAGACTTAGAGAACCCACCTGGTGCCACATTGACAATAGGAGACCTGGACGACACCATTTAcagtgaggaagaggacgaggtgAATGGGTGGGGGAAATTCTACCTTCCCGAAGTAGTAAGCATGCAGGTTGTAGGTGTAGTGGAGGGGACCTCGTGCCCGAGTGACCAGCTTGTTCTGATGACCTGTGAGGACAGAAAGGTGTATGCCTACGATGGACAGATGCTGCATTTGGTGTCTTCAAGCCTGAGGCAGCAACATTACAAGGGAATAAAGTATCCAGCACTGAAGAGATATTACAAAGGGGAGGCCTTCAAACACAAG ACCAAGGAGGACTGGGCAGAAGTGAGGAAGAAGCTGGACCAACAGCATTGTGAACTAGtgatgtcaaaaaagtcagaattgcTTGAGAATCTCAAATTGCTCAATGAAAACGTAG AGTCGCAGGGgatctgcatgtctttggactgtgggagga ccgggttcaAACCCAGAACCTTCTTGCAATGTGGAGATATCGCCAACCAAAACAGCCCCAAAAGAGGGGCACCAAAACAGCCTGGCCACAATACCGCCGCGACAGTTTCGGAAAGAATGGCCTCAGAAAAGGCAACAGAAGTCAGGggcagaaaagagaaaaagagggaaatgCAGAAGGACCTTTTGCATTCCTGCAGGTACCACAAAGCAGTTACGCTCACGGCCCTCATCCCGCCACCGCAACTCCCACCTCTTCAGAGCAGGAGGGCGCAG GCGGTCAAGCACTGA
- the LOC119503973 gene encoding uncharacterized protein LOC119503973 isoform X2 has protein sequence MYRHKTLDLENPPGATLTIGDLDDTIYSEEEDEVNGWGKFYLPEVVSMQVVGVVEGTSCPSDQLVLMTCEDRKVYAYDGQMLHLVSSSLRQQHYKGIKYPALKRYYKGEAFKHKTKEDWAEVRKKLDQQHCELVMSKKSELLENLKLLNENVESQGICMSLDCGRTGFKPRTFLQCGDIANQNSPKRGAPKQPGHNTAATVSERMASEKATEVRGRKEKKREMQKDLLHSCRYHKAVTLTALIPPPQLPPLQSRRAQAVKH, from the exons ATGTATAGACACAAGACTTTAGACTTAGAGAACCCACCTGGTGCCACATTGACAATAGGAGACCTGGACGACACCATTTAcagtgaggaagaggacgaggtgAATGGGTGGGGGAAATTCTACCTTCCCGAAGTAGTAAGCATGCAGGTTGTAGGTGTAGTGGAGGGGACCTCGTGCCCGAGTGACCAGCTTGTTCTGATGACCTGTGAGGACAGAAAGGTGTATGCCTACGATGGACAGATGCTGCATTTGGTGTCTTCAAGCCTGAGGCAGCAACATTACAAGGGAATAAAGTATCCAGCACTGAAGAGATATTACAAAGGGGAGGCCTTCAAACACAAG ACCAAGGAGGACTGGGCAGAAGTGAGGAAGAAGCTGGACCAACAGCATTGTGAACTAGtgatgtcaaaaaagtcagaattgcTTGAGAATCTCAAATTGCTCAATGAAAACGTAG AGTCGCAGGGgatctgcatgtctttggactgtgggagga ccgggttcaAACCCAGAACCTTCTTGCAATGTGGAGATATCGCCAACCAAAACAGCCCCAAAAGAGGGGCACCAAAACAGCCTGGCCACAATACCGCCGCGACAGTTTCGGAAAGAATGGCCTCAGAAAAGGCAACAGAAGTCAGGggcagaaaagagaaaaagagggaaatgCAGAAGGACCTTTTGCATTCCTGCAGGTACCACAAAGCAGTTACGCTCACGGCCCTCATCCCGCCACCGCAACTCCCACCTCTTCAGAGCAGGAGGGCGCAG GCGGTCAAGCACTGA